One genomic segment of Vibrio sp. SCSIO 43136 includes these proteins:
- the trmH gene encoding tRNA (guanosine(18)-2'-O)-methyltransferase TrmH has product MNLERYNRIQTVLKARQADLTLCLEEVHKPNNVSAIIRSADAAGVHKVHAVWPDDKMRMLSHTSAGARNWVEVDTHKDIDSAVTELKSQGMQILATNLSDTAVDFRDIDYTKPTAVILGGEKHGISKHALSLADQDIIIPMVGMVQSLNVSVASALILFEAQRQRQIAGMYERETSALPTEYINRILFERGHPVLAKVAKRKGLPYPPLDDAGQIVAEESWWTEMQKK; this is encoded by the coding sequence ATGAACCTAGAAAGATACAACCGCATCCAAACGGTACTTAAAGCACGCCAAGCCGACCTAACGCTTTGTCTTGAGGAAGTCCACAAACCAAATAATGTATCGGCGATTATCCGTAGCGCCGATGCTGCTGGTGTGCATAAAGTTCACGCCGTGTGGCCAGATGATAAAATGCGCATGCTCAGTCACACTTCAGCTGGCGCTCGCAACTGGGTAGAAGTCGATACTCACAAAGACATTGATAGCGCAGTCACCGAGCTAAAAAGCCAAGGCATGCAGATCCTTGCAACCAACTTATCCGACACTGCGGTCGATTTTCGCGATATTGACTACACCAAACCCACAGCTGTCATCTTAGGTGGGGAAAAACACGGTATTTCAAAGCACGCCTTGAGCCTCGCCGATCAAGATATCATCATTCCAATGGTCGGTATGGTGCAATCACTCAATGTCTCTGTGGCGAGTGCTTTGATCCTGTTTGAAGCCCAGCGACAGCGCCAAATCGCAGGCATGTATGAACGTGAAACTTCAGCGCTGCCAACGGAATACATCAACCGCATTTTGTTTGAACGCGGCCATCCTGTATTAGCCAAAGTTGCGAAGCGTAAAGGCTTGCCTTACCCACCTCTTGATGACGCTGGCCAGATCGTGGCGGAAGAGAGTTGGTGGACGGAGATGCAGAAGAAATAG
- the recG gene encoding ATP-dependent DNA helicase RecG, with protein sequence MSQLLSAIPLTELTGVGAKVAEKLAKVGLNSVQDLLFHLPSRYEDRTRVYPMVKLHPGLWCAVKGKVMAVDTTFGRRKMLTVKISDGNGTIALRFFNFTAGMKNSFEPGKPVHAYGEIKRGGHGLEIIHPDYKFFDDGRQQEVEPSLTPVYPTTDGLRQLTLRNLTDQALALLDKAAVQELLPAGLYPNQMTMNQALHIIHRPSPEIDLEAFDEGQHPAQRRLILEELLAQNLSMLAVRSNTQKDHAGALPYGEKLKSQLLAQLPFSPTNAQQRVVKEIEADLAKPHPMMRLVQGDVGSGKTLVAALAAVQALEQGHQVALMAPTELLAEQHAINFANWFEKLSLDGKPIPVGWLAGKLKGKARDKELERIKSGEAKMVVGTHALFQEQVEFDHLALVIIDEQHRFGVHQRLELREKGIKQGAFPHQLIMTATPIPRTLAMTAYADLETSVIDELPPGRTPIQTVAIPDTRRKDVVDRVRSACLDGKQAYWVCTLIDESEVLEAQAAADTAEELKLQLPELNIGLVHGRMKPAEKQQIMAQFKNNELHLLVATTVIEVGVDVPNSSLMIIENPERLGLAQLHQLRGRVGRGSVASHCVLLYKAPLSKTAQKRLGVLRESNDGFVIAQRDLEIRGPGELLGTKQTGLADFKIADLVRDQKLVPEVQRIARHIHEQYPQNAKAIIDRWLGEREMYSNA encoded by the coding sequence ATGTCCCAACTACTCTCAGCCATTCCATTGACCGAACTTACCGGAGTCGGGGCGAAAGTTGCGGAGAAGTTGGCCAAAGTCGGGCTTAACTCCGTTCAGGACCTACTCTTTCACCTGCCATCACGCTATGAAGACCGTACTCGGGTGTATCCTATGGTTAAGCTACATCCTGGGCTGTGGTGCGCTGTCAAAGGCAAGGTGATGGCGGTAGATACCACCTTTGGTCGTCGTAAGATGCTAACGGTGAAAATCAGTGATGGCAACGGCACCATTGCTCTGCGCTTTTTTAATTTCACCGCTGGCATGAAAAACAGCTTTGAGCCGGGTAAACCTGTGCACGCTTATGGGGAAATAAAACGAGGCGGACACGGACTTGAAATCATCCACCCTGATTACAAATTTTTTGATGATGGTCGCCAACAAGAGGTCGAGCCAAGCTTAACGCCTGTCTACCCGACGACTGATGGGCTAAGGCAACTTACCCTGCGTAATCTGACCGATCAAGCACTCGCCTTGCTTGATAAAGCCGCTGTACAAGAATTGCTGCCCGCTGGTCTCTACCCAAATCAGATGACGATGAATCAGGCTCTGCATATTATTCACCGTCCATCACCAGAGATTGATCTGGAAGCATTCGACGAAGGGCAGCACCCAGCTCAGCGTCGCCTGATCCTTGAAGAGTTACTTGCTCAGAACCTATCGATGCTGGCAGTGCGCAGCAATACTCAAAAAGACCATGCCGGCGCTCTACCTTATGGTGAAAAACTCAAATCACAATTGCTTGCTCAACTGCCATTCTCTCCAACCAATGCTCAGCAGAGAGTGGTCAAAGAGATCGAAGCTGACCTCGCCAAACCTCACCCGATGATGCGCTTAGTTCAAGGTGATGTGGGCTCTGGAAAAACGCTTGTTGCCGCCCTCGCTGCCGTTCAAGCACTGGAGCAAGGTCATCAAGTTGCCTTGATGGCACCGACTGAGTTACTTGCCGAGCAGCATGCCATTAACTTTGCCAACTGGTTCGAAAAGCTGTCTCTGGACGGAAAGCCAATCCCAGTAGGTTGGCTTGCTGGCAAATTAAAAGGCAAAGCACGAGACAAAGAGCTTGAGCGAATAAAATCTGGCGAAGCCAAAATGGTGGTTGGCACTCATGCCCTGTTCCAAGAGCAAGTAGAGTTTGACCACCTTGCACTGGTGATCATTGATGAGCAGCATCGCTTTGGTGTGCATCAGCGTTTAGAGCTGCGTGAAAAAGGCATTAAACAAGGCGCTTTCCCACATCAGCTGATCATGACAGCAACACCAATACCGCGCACTCTAGCGATGACAGCTTACGCTGATTTAGAAACCTCAGTCATCGATGAGCTGCCTCCGGGCAGAACCCCCATTCAGACGGTTGCGATCCCAGATACACGCCGTAAAGACGTGGTGGATAGAGTTCGCAGCGCCTGCCTAGATGGCAAGCAGGCATATTGGGTATGCACCCTAATCGATGAATCTGAGGTACTAGAAGCCCAAGCGGCGGCAGATACCGCTGAGGAACTCAAACTGCAGCTACCTGAGCTCAATATTGGCTTAGTGCATGGCCGAATGAAACCAGCCGAAAAGCAGCAGATCATGGCGCAGTTTAAAAACAATGAATTGCACCTACTGGTCGCGACCACCGTCATCGAAGTAGGTGTCGATGTACCAAACTCAAGTTTGATGATCATCGAAAACCCCGAACGGCTTGGCTTGGCTCAGCTGCACCAGCTTAGAGGCCGAGTTGGTCGAGGCTCGGTAGCGAGTCACTGCGTTTTACTCTATAAAGCACCATTATCTAAAACAGCTCAAAAGCGTTTAGGGGTGCTAAGAGAAAGTAACGACGGTTTCGTTATCGCCCAACGAGACCTAGAGATCCGTGGGCCAGGTGAACTACTGGGCACTAAACAGACTGGATTGGCTGACTTCAAAATCGCCGATTTGGTCCGAGACCAAAAACTAGTGCCTGAAGTGCAACGTATCGCTCGCCATATTCACGAGCAATATCCGCAAAACGCCAAAGCGATTATTGATCGCTGGTTGGGGGAGCGGGAGATGTATTCGAATGCGTGA
- the envZ gene encoding two-component system sensor histidine kinase EnvZ yields the protein MRLRSSRTQSIFLFLTLLLSSQVFSYYAVFNYALLPSLQQFNRILAYEINIMLDDTSAKEGEAALARRRLLEQLGVSAHLPDEPITQELVKATEIELMSEQMTEALGTKTDVWLALGAESYVLWMKIEGFPNYLIRIPLSELQQEDFMPLFRNSLIGALLIVLGGWVFIRIQNRPLMALESAAKTVGRGEIPPEIPERGATEIQAVAKAFNQMSKGIQELEEDRTLLMAGVSHDLRTPLTRIRLATEMMSPEDQYLAEGIIGDTEECNEIISQFMDYLKPVDAQSFEAVWLSDIARDVAVAEGGYELEIEQSLFNHKRPVLGNAIAIKRAISNLVVNAIRYGNGWVKVTTGVTADNKLAWVCVEDNGPGIERSELNKVFQPFTRGDTARGSEGTGLGLAIVRRIVRQHNGLISVNNRSEGGLKAQLSFPMNSRLKG from the coding sequence ATGCGCCTTCGTAGTTCTCGCACCCAAAGTATTTTCCTTTTCTTAACTCTGCTGCTGTCTAGCCAAGTGTTCTCTTATTACGCCGTGTTTAACTATGCTTTGCTACCGAGCTTGCAGCAGTTTAATCGCATTCTGGCCTATGAGATCAACATCATGTTGGACGATACCAGTGCAAAGGAAGGTGAAGCGGCGCTGGCTCGAAGACGTCTCTTAGAACAGCTAGGGGTGAGCGCACATCTGCCTGATGAGCCGATCACTCAAGAGCTGGTCAAAGCGACCGAAATTGAGCTGATGAGCGAGCAGATGACCGAGGCTCTAGGGACCAAGACCGATGTTTGGTTGGCGCTAGGCGCAGAAAGCTACGTATTGTGGATGAAAATTGAGGGCTTCCCTAACTATCTGATCAGAATTCCACTGTCAGAGTTGCAGCAGGAAGACTTTATGCCGCTGTTTAGAAACAGCTTAATCGGCGCTCTATTGATAGTTCTGGGCGGTTGGGTGTTCATTCGAATTCAGAATCGTCCTCTGATGGCGCTGGAAAGTGCAGCGAAAACCGTAGGGCGAGGCGAGATCCCACCAGAGATCCCAGAGCGAGGTGCAACGGAAATTCAAGCGGTTGCCAAGGCGTTTAATCAGATGTCGAAAGGCATTCAGGAGCTTGAAGAGGATCGAACCTTGTTAATGGCTGGGGTGAGCCATGACCTGCGAACACCGTTGACTCGTATCCGCTTAGCCACTGAAATGATGTCCCCAGAGGATCAGTACTTGGCTGAAGGCATCATAGGTGATACCGAAGAGTGTAATGAGATCATTAGCCAGTTTATGGATTACCTGAAACCCGTCGATGCACAAAGTTTTGAAGCGGTGTGGCTTAGCGATATTGCCAGAGATGTTGCGGTCGCCGAAGGGGGCTACGAGCTAGAGATAGAGCAGAGCTTGTTTAACCATAAACGCCCAGTTCTGGGTAACGCCATCGCAATTAAACGTGCGATCAGTAACTTGGTGGTTAACGCTATCCGCTACGGTAATGGTTGGGTAAAAGTTACCACTGGCGTCACAGCTGATAATAAACTGGCATGGGTATGTGTCGAAGATAATGGCCCGGGTATTGAGCGCTCCGAGCTGAACAAAGTGTTCCAACCTTTCACTCGCGGAGACACAGCAAGAGGTTCAGAAGGTACAGGTCTAGGCCTTGCCATCGTTCGTCGCATCGTACGTCAGCATAACGGTTTAATATCCGTCAACAACCGCAGCGAAGGCGGCCTAAAAGCCCAACTAAGCTTCCCAATGAATAGCCGCTTGAAGGGATAG
- the ompR gene encoding two-component system response regulator OmpR has product MIEQVLQMQENYKVLVVDDDARLRSLLERYLSEQGFQVRSVANSEQMDRLLTRETFHLMVLDLMLPGEDGLSICRRLRNANNMLPILMLTAKGDEIDRIVGLEVGADDYLPKPFNPRELLARIRAVLRRQTIEAPGAPSSEESQVEFGEFRLNLGTREMFRGEEPMPLTSGEFAVLKALVTNAREPMSRDKLMNMARGREYSAMERSIDVQISRLRRMLEEDPSRPRYIQTVWGLGYVFVPDGKAV; this is encoded by the coding sequence ATGATTGAGCAGGTATTACAGATGCAAGAAAACTACAAAGTATTAGTGGTTGATGATGACGCACGACTTAGGTCGTTGTTGGAGCGTTATCTGTCTGAGCAGGGATTCCAAGTACGCAGTGTTGCTAACAGTGAGCAGATGGACCGTCTGTTGACTCGCGAAACGTTCCATTTGATGGTGCTAGACTTGATGCTTCCTGGTGAAGATGGCTTGTCTATCTGTCGTCGTCTACGTAACGCAAATAACATGCTGCCGATTTTGATGCTGACCGCCAAAGGTGATGAGATTGACCGCATCGTTGGTCTTGAGGTTGGGGCGGATGATTATCTCCCTAAACCATTCAACCCTCGTGAGCTGTTAGCTCGTATCAGAGCGGTACTTCGCCGTCAGACTATTGAAGCGCCAGGAGCACCAAGCTCAGAAGAGTCTCAAGTAGAGTTTGGCGAGTTTCGCTTGAACCTAGGCACGCGTGAGATGTTCCGTGGTGAAGAGCCAATGCCTTTGACCTCAGGTGAGTTTGCGGTGCTTAAAGCACTAGTGACCAATGCCCGTGAGCCGATGTCGCGAGATAAGCTGATGAACATGGCCCGTGGCCGTGAATACTCGGCGATGGAGCGCTCTATCGATGTGCAAATTTCTCGTCTGCGTCGAATGCTAGAAGAGGACCCAAGCCGTCCACGTTATATTCAAACTGTATGGGGACTGGGCTACGTCTTTGTTCCTGACGGTAAAGCAGTATAA
- the greB gene encoding transcription elongation factor GreB, producing the protein MRTNYITREGYNRLKKELDFLWREDRPEVTKKVTWAASLGDRSENADYQYNKKRLREIDRRVRFLRKRLEQVTVVDYSPQQEGKVFFGAWVEIENEDGDVKKFRIVGPDEIYGGVKDYISVDSPMARALLKKSVDDEFVVRTPEGEREWFVNVIEYVKDGER; encoded by the coding sequence ATGAGAACCAACTACATCACCCGAGAAGGTTACAACCGCCTCAAAAAAGAACTCGATTTCCTATGGCGTGAAGACCGCCCAGAAGTCACCAAAAAAGTGACTTGGGCGGCGAGCCTTGGCGATCGCTCTGAAAATGCCGACTATCAATATAATAAGAAGCGCCTACGAGAGATTGACCGCCGAGTACGCTTCCTACGCAAGCGCCTCGAACAAGTCACTGTGGTCGATTACTCTCCGCAACAAGAAGGTAAGGTCTTCTTTGGTGCTTGGGTAGAAATTGAAAATGAAGATGGTGATGTGAAGAAATTTCGCATTGTCGGCCCAGATGAAATCTACGGAGGAGTCAAAGACTACATCTCGGTAGATTCACCAATGGCGCGCGCCTTGCTCAAGAAATCGGTGGACGATGAGTTTGTAGTGCGCACGCCAGAGGGGGAAAGAGAGTGGTTTGTGAATGTAATAGAATATGTAAAAGACGGCGAACGGTAA
- a CDS encoding RimK/LysX family protein encodes MKSCYWAIAALAIGSFGSLPAMSTDFTTSAPAYEFEDKLVLGRTESVFYSAIPELAKVPFAAKVDTGADTTSIHAEDVHVFSTHPKYKGMSDVPLMKQIVDDLGAFEEGSEWRMPYDTAPSRDIRGVVQFTMRNPVTGEKVKIERPLARMSVIRSRTSEEPIYRPVVDIEMTIAGNKVKTPVNLTNRSQFTAPILIGKTLLSDYAWVMAGYDYLQGQRHATVIGRSEQSKVDGIAVNISLSQSSNYSVLNAKNVEVDGDWVSFDFIGKDDQIKAMRQPLVRMLSLSGNKRPLVYVPLSIGDKQSAPVLVYLDDRSKSSSQLRLGLRTQSELFITDMGSKDRLNKGAQTFSKWHEKNPALMVSPQEFLMLDDVKLQAEPSLLLKTSLLKLPEYQYDEKKNEVHYLLDNRKVTKPVKQVLKIGDDRRPVVEGEFRYGEQKVWRSFALDLLDQDEPQTPRFEIGRSFSRNGVAINTRALDLLNPQPVFKAGYIEQAEVEGLSFPVKLDTGADMSSISAENIERFEQDGVEMVKFLYRNDEGDKVEMTKPVVDEIRVTAKAGEKNFSRPVIELRVRVGKVRETIKVNLKDRSRFRYSMILGKNFLRHGVLVSSDEQFLLSEKPSK; translated from the coding sequence ATGAAATCTTGTTATTGGGCGATTGCTGCGTTGGCAATAGGCTCATTCGGTTCACTTCCGGCGATGAGCACTGACTTTACCACCTCAGCCCCTGCGTATGAGTTTGAAGATAAACTAGTATTGGGCCGCACTGAAAGTGTGTTTTACTCCGCCATTCCTGAGCTCGCCAAGGTGCCATTTGCGGCCAAGGTTGATACTGGGGCAGATACCACCTCGATTCATGCGGAAGATGTGCACGTATTCAGTACGCATCCGAAATACAAGGGCATGTCAGATGTCCCTTTGATGAAGCAGATCGTTGATGATTTGGGGGCATTTGAAGAAGGCAGTGAATGGCGAATGCCTTATGACACTGCCCCTTCGCGCGATATTCGTGGTGTGGTGCAATTCACCATGCGCAACCCAGTGACTGGAGAGAAGGTTAAAATAGAGCGACCTCTGGCGAGAATGAGCGTGATCCGCAGTCGAACCAGTGAAGAGCCAATCTATCGTCCTGTGGTGGACATCGAGATGACCATTGCGGGTAATAAGGTGAAAACTCCCGTCAACCTGACCAACCGTAGTCAGTTCACCGCCCCAATCTTGATCGGTAAAACTCTATTGAGCGATTATGCATGGGTGATGGCAGGATACGATTATCTGCAAGGCCAGCGTCATGCCACAGTGATTGGTCGCAGTGAGCAAAGCAAAGTCGATGGTATTGCGGTTAATATCAGCTTATCTCAGAGCAGCAATTACAGCGTGCTCAATGCTAAAAATGTTGAAGTGGATGGTGATTGGGTGAGCTTTGATTTCATCGGCAAAGATGATCAAATCAAAGCGATGCGCCAACCACTGGTGCGTATGCTTTCGCTCAGTGGTAACAAGCGTCCTCTGGTTTACGTGCCATTAAGCATTGGTGACAAACAATCGGCTCCTGTGCTGGTTTACCTCGATGACCGCTCGAAAAGCAGCAGTCAGTTGCGCCTTGGTCTACGCACCCAAAGTGAGCTATTTATTACCGACATGGGCAGCAAGGATCGTCTAAATAAAGGTGCGCAAACATTTTCCAAATGGCATGAGAAGAATCCAGCGTTGATGGTATCCCCGCAGGAGTTCCTGATGTTAGACGACGTGAAACTGCAAGCCGAGCCATCACTGCTGCTCAAGACCTCGCTACTCAAATTGCCAGAATATCAGTACGACGAAAAGAAAAATGAGGTCCACTACCTGCTCGACAACCGCAAGGTGACTAAACCTGTTAAGCAAGTACTGAAAATTGGTGATGATCGCCGCCCTGTGGTGGAAGGGGAGTTTCGTTACGGTGAGCAAAAAGTATGGCGCTCTTTTGCGCTAGACCTTCTTGACCAAGATGAGCCTCAAACCCCAAGATTTGAAATCGGGCGTAGCTTTAGCCGCAATGGTGTAGCTATCAATACTCGAGCTTTGGACCTTCTGAATCCGCAGCCCGTCTTCAAGGCTGGATATATCGAACAAGCTGAAGTGGAAGGCCTGAGTTTCCCCGTCAAACTGGATACAGGCGCTGACATGAGCTCAATCAGTGCGGAAAATATTGAACGCTTTGAGCAAGATGGCGTAGAGATGGTTAAGTTTCTCTACCGCAATGACGAAGGTGACAAAGTCGAAATGACCAAACCAGTCGTTGACGAAATTCGTGTCACTGCCAAAGCAGGCGAAAAAAACTTTTCTCGCCCAGTGATTGAGTTAAGAGTACGAGTCGGCAAGGTAAGAGAAACGATCAAAGTGAACCTAAAAGACCGTTCCCGCTTTCGCTACAGCATGATCCTAGGCAAGAATTTTTTACGTCATGGGGTGTTAGTAAGTAGCGACGAACAATTTCTATTGAGTGAGAAACCTAGCAAGTAA
- a CDS encoding Tex family protein, with translation MSQAICQTIARELNVRQDQVNAAVNLIDEGNTVPFIARYRKEVTGGLDDTQLRTLDSRLSYLRELDDRRQTILKSIKDQEKLTPELEKALLDADSKTRLEDLYLPYKPKRRTKGQIAIEAGLEPLADTLWTQPQTEPETEASKYLAEDKGITDTKAALDGARAIVMERIAEDANLLEKIRIYLTKHAELNARVVTGQEQAGEKFKDYFEHDEQLSKVPSHRALAMLRGRNEGFLQLSMNADPNQEESIRQSYCETIIAEHYGIHLSEAPADNWRKQVISWAWRIKVSMHMETELMSAVKERAEIEAIEVFATNLKDLLMAAPAGPRATLGLDPGLRTGCKVAVVDSTGKVLATDTIYPHAPQKQYDKAADVIARLCKAHQLDLIAIGNGTASRETDAFAADVIKRANLKSQKIMVSEAGASVYSASELAAKEFPNLDVSLRGAVSIARRLQDPLAELVKIDPKSIGVGQYQHDVSQSLLAKRLDAVVEDCVNAVGVDVNTASPALLTRVAGLSATIAQNIVDYRDENGRFEARTTLKKVARLGPKAFEQCAGFLRIMDGKNPLDASSVHPEAYPVVKTIAEKNGKDVKAMIGDSGFLAKLNAIDYTDENFGLPTVTDIIKELDKPGRDPRPEFKTATFADGVNTMNDLEVGMVLEGVVSNVANFGAFVDIGVHQDGLVHISALTDRYVSDPREVVKAGDIVKVKVMEVDVARKRIGLSMRLNDKPGQESRGAKPRQERNQGQRPTRRKDPSNNNGAMGGAFAAAFANAKKR, from the coding sequence ATGAGCCAAGCTATCTGTCAAACCATCGCCCGTGAACTGAACGTGCGCCAAGACCAAGTCAATGCGGCTGTTAATCTGATTGATGAAGGCAATACAGTGCCATTTATCGCTCGTTACCGAAAAGAGGTCACTGGCGGCCTAGACGATACCCAACTACGTACTTTAGACAGCCGTCTATCTTACTTACGCGAGTTAGATGACCGTCGCCAGACCATTCTCAAGTCAATCAAAGACCAAGAAAAGCTCACTCCAGAGCTCGAAAAAGCACTGTTGGATGCAGATAGCAAAACTCGTCTAGAAGATCTTTACTTGCCGTATAAGCCTAAGCGCCGCACCAAAGGTCAAATTGCGATTGAAGCGGGCCTTGAGCCCCTCGCCGATACCCTTTGGACACAACCGCAAACAGAACCAGAGACCGAAGCGAGCAAATACCTTGCTGAAGATAAAGGCATCACAGATACCAAAGCCGCTCTGGATGGAGCCCGTGCCATCGTGATGGAACGCATTGCCGAAGATGCCAACCTGCTTGAGAAAATTCGTATCTATCTGACCAAACATGCCGAGCTCAATGCTCGTGTCGTTACAGGCCAAGAACAAGCAGGTGAGAAATTTAAAGATTACTTTGAACACGATGAGCAGCTGAGTAAAGTGCCGTCTCACCGAGCGCTGGCAATGCTACGTGGTCGCAACGAAGGTTTCTTGCAACTGAGCATGAACGCCGACCCGAATCAAGAAGAGAGCATCCGTCAATCCTACTGCGAAACCATCATCGCTGAGCATTACGGCATCCACTTGAGTGAGGCTCCTGCCGATAACTGGCGCAAGCAAGTGATCAGTTGGGCATGGCGCATCAAGGTCTCCATGCATATGGAAACCGAGCTGATGTCGGCGGTTAAAGAGCGTGCTGAAATTGAAGCGATCGAAGTGTTTGCTACCAACCTTAAAGACCTATTGATGGCTGCACCTGCTGGCCCTCGTGCCACGCTTGGTCTTGATCCGGGTCTTCGTACAGGATGTAAGGTTGCCGTGGTCGATAGCACAGGTAAGGTACTAGCGACCGATACCATCTACCCGCACGCACCGCAGAAGCAATACGACAAAGCGGCTGACGTGATTGCTCGTCTTTGTAAAGCACATCAATTGGATCTGATTGCGATTGGTAACGGCACGGCTTCACGTGAAACCGATGCCTTTGCCGCTGACGTGATCAAGCGTGCTAACCTTAAATCACAGAAAATCATGGTGAGTGAAGCGGGTGCATCAGTGTACTCAGCATCCGAACTGGCTGCTAAAGAGTTCCCGAATCTCGACGTATCACTGCGTGGTGCAGTCTCTATCGCACGTCGCCTACAAGACCCTCTCGCAGAGCTGGTTAAGATTGATCCAAAGTCTATCGGTGTTGGCCAATACCAGCACGATGTCAGCCAGAGCCTACTGGCAAAACGTCTCGATGCAGTGGTAGAAGACTGTGTAAACGCCGTCGGTGTGGATGTGAATACTGCATCCCCAGCACTACTGACTCGTGTTGCGGGACTATCGGCAACCATCGCTCAAAACATTGTTGATTACCGTGATGAGAACGGTCGTTTCGAAGCTCGTACTACACTGAAAAAAGTCGCTCGTCTTGGCCCTAAGGCCTTTGAGCAGTGTGCTGGTTTCCTACGTATTATGGATGGTAAGAACCCGCTCGACGCTTCATCCGTTCACCCTGAAGCCTATCCAGTAGTGAAAACCATCGCCGAAAAGAACGGCAAAGACGTCAAAGCCATGATTGGTGATAGCGGCTTTTTGGCTAAGTTAAACGCTATCGATTACACCGATGAGAACTTTGGCCTGCCAACTGTAACTGACATCATCAAAGAGCTGGATAAACCGGGTCGCGACCCTCGCCCTGAATTTAAGACGGCGACCTTTGCTGATGGCGTTAACACTATGAACGACCTAGAGGTTGGTATGGTGCTAGAAGGCGTGGTTTCTAACGTGGCCAACTTCGGTGCGTTTGTTGATATCGGTGTTCACCAAGATGGTCTAGTGCATATCTCAGCACTGACTGACCGCTACGTTTCTGATCCACGTGAAGTGGTAAAAGCGGGTGATATCGTTAAAGTGAAGGTGATGGAAGTGGATGTGGCGCGTAAACGTATCGGCCTTTCTATGCGCCTAAACGATAAACCAGGTCAAGAAAGCCGTGGTGCCAAACCTCGCCAAGAGCGTAATCAAGGCCAGCGACCAACTCGCCGTAAAGATCCATCAAACAACAATGGCGCAATGGGCGGCGCATTTGCTGCAGCCTTTGCTAACGCCAAAAAGCGCTAA
- a CDS encoding glycosyltransferase family 4 protein, which yields MTKTIVHICLSKGWGGLEMYPIRTGQAQIARGWKVLGICLAGTPVAQRMKKAGLETYEVASKGEALRSVVSINAWLKKHQATLVHSHKSGDMLLSAVLNLLTKRYSYFTEHMGGNSSKRDLYHKLVYAHLDRLFSISDATYARNIKNLPMPIERVHRNWLGTEVIEPVLDAQVVADIRQEFAIPADAKVVGTLGRLDSGKGVLETIHAFEHMVKAEPNCHLLIVGGLLASQGSDEAYVATLKQTVKDLGLESQVHFTGFQSRVPELLAAMDVVCMLSWNEAFGLTLIEAMMAQKAVVASNSGAYPEILEDDALTVNYQDAKQVAEKVLALFDDDKYQVVAKRLRERALEHFSLDGHLDRLEQWYQ from the coding sequence ATGACTAAAACGATTGTACATATCTGTTTATCCAAAGGCTGGGGCGGGCTTGAGATGTATCCTATCCGTACTGGCCAAGCGCAAATAGCGCGTGGCTGGAAAGTCTTGGGTATCTGTTTGGCAGGCACGCCAGTCGCACAGCGGATGAAAAAAGCTGGGCTTGAAACCTATGAAGTGGCTTCGAAAGGCGAAGCGCTGCGTAGTGTGGTGAGCATTAATGCTTGGCTGAAAAAACATCAGGCCACCTTAGTTCACAGCCATAAGTCTGGTGACATGCTGTTGTCGGCGGTGTTAAATCTTCTGACCAAGCGCTACAGCTATTTTACCGAACACATGGGCGGTAATAGCTCAAAACGAGATTTGTACCATAAATTGGTTTATGCCCACTTAGACCGCCTGTTTTCTATCAGTGATGCTACCTATGCTCGCAATATCAAGAATTTACCCATGCCTATAGAGCGAGTGCATCGCAACTGGTTGGGCACTGAAGTGATAGAGCCTGTACTCGATGCACAAGTGGTAGCGGACATTCGCCAAGAGTTTGCTATCCCTGCCGATGCAAAAGTGGTCGGTACATTAGGGCGTTTAGATTCAGGCAAAGGTGTTTTAGAAACTATTCATGCTTTTGAGCATATGGTGAAAGCTGAGCCAAATTGCCATCTATTAATTGTTGGTGGGTTGCTTGCCAGTCAAGGCTCAGATGAAGCCTATGTAGCGACACTCAAACAGACGGTGAAAGATCTTGGGCTGGAGTCACAAGTGCACTTCACGGGCTTCCAGTCTCGAGTGCCTGAGCTTTTGGCGGCGATGGATGTGGTGTGCATGCTTTCTTGGAACGAAGCATTTGGGCTAACACTTATCGAAGCCATGATGGCGCAAAAAGCGGTGGTCGCCTCCAATAGTGGTGCTTACCCTGAAATTCTGGAAGATGATGCACTGACGGTGAATTACCAAGACGCAAAGCAAGTGGCTGAGAAGGTGTTAGCGCTGTTTGACGATGATAAATATCAAGTGGTTGCAAAGCGACTGCGTGAGCGAGCCTTAGAACACTTTAGTTTGGATGGTCATCTTGACCGTCTTGAGCAGTGGTATCAATAA